The following are encoded in a window of Rosa chinensis cultivar Old Blush chromosome 4, RchiOBHm-V2, whole genome shotgun sequence genomic DNA:
- the LOC112199303 gene encoding BAHD acyltransferase At5g47980, which yields MCSEMRVEVIDKEIVTPSSPTPHHLTTSNLSVFDQFLPDLYVPLLLFYPNNSTINHKGNMVDHHYSLITERSKLLKTSLSETLSRFYPFAGRIFSHNNILSICCNDQGVAFIQTHVNCPISKVLEKPHAGMLNQLLPNDIESTFESTGYLLLVQANFFECGGIAIGVSISHKIADGFTLGTFIRSWAAMGLVTDVVALPTAEFGVAASLWPPQDLSIKSLQTSREYVYEDCLKRRFFFDASNILRLKSKAASAIVPNPTRVEVVSALIWKCAMDVSRSNFGVIRPAMLFLAANMRKVLGHPTLMGNLLGYVPTKTQESEATLQSLVAILREGIEKFKVNYGNGVSGDDICQHFKEHEDLMGKNDINNYTCSSWCRFGFYEANFGWGKPSWVTMPGMPIKNVIILIDAKDGEGVEALLSFKEDDMAIIETNKELLAYASLNPIAI from the coding sequence ATGTGTTCAGAAATGAGGGTTGAAGTGATCGATAAGGAAATAGTTACGCCGTCATCTCCTACTCCTCACCACCTTACAACTTCCAACCTCTCTGTTTTTGATCAGTTTTTGCCAGACTTGTATGTCCCCCTACTTCTCTTCTATCCCAACAATAGTACTATTAATCATAAGGGCAATATGGTTGACCACCACTACTCTTTGATTACTGAAAGATCCAAGCTTCTGAAAACTTCATTATCTGAAACCCTCAGCCGCTTCTATCCTTTCGCAGGAAGAATATTTAGCCACAACAATATTCTTTCAATTTGTTGCAATGACCAGGGTGTGGCATTTATCCAAACCCATGTCAACTGTCCCATATCAAAGGTTTTGGAAAAGCCCCATGCTGGGATGCTAAATCAATTACTTCCAAATGACATAGAATCAACATTTGAAAGCACGGGCTATCTCCTACTAGTCCAAGCCAACTTCTTCGAATGTGGCGGAATTGCAATTGGGGTTAGCATTTCACATAAGATCGCAGACGGCTTCACACTCGGAACATTTATCCGTAGCTGGGCAGCAATGGGCCTTGTCACTGATGTAGTAGCTCTTCCAACTGCAGAATTTGGTGTTGCAGCATCTCTTTGGCCACCACAAGATTTATCCATCAAGTCATTGCAAACTTCTAGGGAATATGTTTATGAAGATTGTCTaaaaagaagatttttttttgatgCCTCAAATATTCTACGTCTCAAGTCTAAAGCCGCTAGTGCCATCGTTCCAAATCCAACTCGTGTTGAAGTAGTGTCAGCGCTTATTTGGAAATGTGCAATGGACGTATCAAGATCAAACTTTGGTGTTATAAGGCCAGCAATGCTGTTTCTAGCAGCAAACATGCGGAAAGTATTGGGGCATCCCACTTTAATGGGAAATCTTTTAGGATATGTCCCAACAAAGACACAAGAAAGTGAGGCAACTCTTCAGAGCTTGGTTGCTATATTACGGGAAGGCATTGAGAAATTTAAAGTGAATTATGGTAATGGAGTTAGCGGAGATGATATCTGCCAACATTTCAAAGAGCATGAAGATTTAATGGGTAAGAATGATATAAATAACTATACATGTAGCAGTTGGTGCAGGTTTGGCTTCTATGAAGCCAATTTTGGATGGGGAAAGCCATCGTGGGTCACTATGCCAGGTATGCCAATCAAGAATGTAATTATATTGATTGATGCAAAAGATGGTGAAGGCGTAGAAGcgttattgagttttaaagaagACGACATGGCTATAATTGAAACCAATAAGGAGCTGCTTGCATATGCATCTCTCAATCCTATTGCTATTTAA
- the LOC112196792 gene encoding non-specific lipid transfer protein GPI-anchored 20 isoform X2, with protein MAISVPSPCLVLMVLAMAAVSVMPVVYGQVGTPCSAATIASFSPCMNFLTNSTANGTAPTADCCNSLKNLTGTSRDCMCLIVTGSVPVQLPINRTLAISLPRACNTPGVPLQCKGPNSQVPTSSPGASPSASPTASTVPEPTSSAESPESDRPPSSTGGSGAPTATTGSRPALTPSAAKPSYSLSPSLLLFASAVLVLKFY; from the exons ATGGCGATTTCAGTGCCTTCTCCCTGTCTGGTACTCATGGTCTTGGCAATGGCTGCTGTCTCGGTTATGCCAGTTGTCTATGGCCAAGTTGGCACCCCTTGCTCTGCTGCTACAATTGCGAGCTTCAGCCCCTGCATGAACTTTCTTACTAACAGTACCGCTAACGGTACTGCACCAACCGCAGACTGTTGCAATTCGCTTAAGAATCTCACAGGTACCAGCAGGGACTGTATGTGCCTCATTGTAACTGGAAGTGTTCCCGTTCAACTACCGATCAACCGTACTCTCGCCATCTCTCTTCCTCGTGCTTGCAACACCCCTGGCGTCCCACTCCAATGCAAAG GTCCTAACTCTCAAGTACCAACTTCTTCTCCTGGAGCTTCACCATCTGCCAGTCCAACAG CTTCTACTGTCCCTGAACCCACCTCATCTGCTGAATCACCAGAATCAGACAGACCACCATCATCAACTGGGGGCTCTGGAGCTCCAACAGCTACTACTGGGAGCCGCCCAGCTCTGACTCCATCGGCTGCCAAGCCTTCTTACTCTCTGTCACCTTCTCTTCTGCTATTTGCTTCAGCAGTTCTGGTGTTGAAGTTTTACTAG
- the LOC112196792 gene encoding non-specific lipid transfer protein GPI-anchored 20 isoform X1 — protein MAISVPSPCLVLMVLAMAAVSVMPVVYGQVGTPCSAATIASFSPCMNFLTNSTANGTAPTADCCNSLKNLTGTSRDCMCLIVTGSVPVQLPINRTLAISLPRACNTPGVPLQCKATGTPLPAPGPNSQVPTSSPGASPSASPTASTVPEPTSSAESPESDRPPSSTGGSGAPTATTGSRPALTPSAAKPSYSLSPSLLLFASAVLVLKFY, from the exons ATGGCGATTTCAGTGCCTTCTCCCTGTCTGGTACTCATGGTCTTGGCAATGGCTGCTGTCTCGGTTATGCCAGTTGTCTATGGCCAAGTTGGCACCCCTTGCTCTGCTGCTACAATTGCGAGCTTCAGCCCCTGCATGAACTTTCTTACTAACAGTACCGCTAACGGTACTGCACCAACCGCAGACTGTTGCAATTCGCTTAAGAATCTCACAGGTACCAGCAGGGACTGTATGTGCCTCATTGTAACTGGAAGTGTTCCCGTTCAACTACCGATCAACCGTACTCTCGCCATCTCTCTTCCTCGTGCTTGCAACACCCCTGGCGTCCCACTCCAATGCAAAG CCACTGGTACACCTCTTCCTGCTCCAG GTCCTAACTCTCAAGTACCAACTTCTTCTCCTGGAGCTTCACCATCTGCCAGTCCAACAG CTTCTACTGTCCCTGAACCCACCTCATCTGCTGAATCACCAGAATCAGACAGACCACCATCATCAACTGGGGGCTCTGGAGCTCCAACAGCTACTACTGGGAGCCGCCCAGCTCTGACTCCATCGGCTGCCAAGCCTTCTTACTCTCTGTCACCTTCTCTTCTGCTATTTGCTTCAGCAGTTCTGGTGTTGAAGTTTTACTAG
- the LOC112196793 gene encoding non-specific lipid transfer protein GPI-anchored 5-like, giving the protein MAQRIEKSLFLVLVTIFLARAAAQSSCTNVIISMSPCLNYITGNSSTPSSGCCSQLATVVQSSPQCLCQVINGGGSSLGVNVNQTQARALPGACNVQTPPLSQCNAASPADSPAGTPDDSSNTVPSGSGSNTVPSTDDGSSDGNSIKLSMTQLIVLFAAAFATFSMH; this is encoded by the exons ATGGCACAAAGAATTGAAAAGAGTCTCTTCCTCGTTCTGGTGACCATTTTCTTGGCAAGAGCAGCAGCACAGTCAAGTTGCACAAATGTGATAATAAGCATGTCCCCGTGCCTGAATTACATTACTGGGAACTCCTCGACCCCATCTTCAGGATGCTGCTCGCAGCTCGCTACCGTTGTCCAATCATCCCCACAGTGTTTGTGCCAGGTCATTAATGGCGGTGGATCATCACTGGGGGTCAATGTTAATCAAACTCAGGCTCGCGCTCTACCCGGTGCTTGCAATGTTCAGACTCCACCCCTCAGCCAGTGTAACG CTGCTTCTCCAGCTGACTCTCCTGCAGGAACACCCGATGATTCATCAAACACAGTTCCTTCAG GAAGTGGATCTAACACCGTACCATCAACTGACGATGGCTCATCAGATGGAAACTCCATCAAGTTGTCTATGACTCAGCTCATTGTGCTCTTTGCTGCAGCATTTGCTACTTTCTCAATGCActga
- the LOC112196790 gene encoding protein CDC73 homolog, giving the protein MDPLSALRDFTIRGELDKIVRVNDEFRFGSDYTFPCFAETAYRSKQGNLYTLETLLHYVNNHHVKHTEYIQNARTQGIPTVTFPDRKPLLDYLTGKISTTDSIEFVLPQNPKFPDLPLNDFPFSDHQNDVAHHTPDHSFADSKDLNQIEAPVDYMSLIYSSERPLKDREELLECKGRNFYGVLTAATKREEERQRIESQQRKDGLVAKSRLMGSDDRGMAGYGDELGYDPTPKPKMHLKGGKIGEGVPIILVPSAFQTLITIYNVKEFLEDGVYIPTDVKVKQMKGAKPDCVTVQKKFSRDRDRVVTAYEVRDKPSALKTEDWDRVVAVFVLGKEWQFKDWPFKDHVEIFNKIMGFFMRFEDDSVESAKIVKQWNVKIISISKNKRHQDRAAALEVWDRLEEFVRSRSHS; this is encoded by the exons atgGACCCTCTCTCCGCCCTCCGCGACTTCACAATCCGCGGCGAGCTCGACAAGATCGTCCGTGTCAACGACGAGTTCCGGTTCGGGTCCGACTACACCTTCCCCTGCTTCGCCGAGACCGCCTACCGCTCCAAGCAAGGCAATCTCTACACCCTCGAAACCCTCCTCCACTACGTCAACAACCACCACGTCAAGCACACCGAGTACATCCAGAACGCCCGCACCCAGGGGATCCCCACCGTCACTTTCCCCGATCGCAAGCCCCTCCTCGATTACCTCACCGGCAAGATCTCCACCACCGACTCCATCGAATTCGTCCTCcctcaaaaccctaaattcccCGACTTGCCCCTCAACGATTTCCCCTTCTCCGACCACCAGAACGACGTCGCTCACCACACCCCTGACCACAGCTTCGCCGATTCCAAGGATTTGAACCAGATTGAGGCCCCCGTGGACTACATGTCGTTGATTTACTCCAGCGAGAGGCCGTTGAAGGACCGCGAGGAGCTGCTGGAGTGTAAAGGGAGGAACTTTTACGGCGTGTTGACGGCGGCGACGAAGAGGGAGGAGGAACGACAGCGTATTGAGTCGCAGCAGAGGAAGGATGGGCTGGTGGCCAAAAGTAGGTTAATGGGCTCCGACGATAGGGGCATGGCGGGCTACGGTGACGAACTGGGCTACGACCCGACGCCCAAGCCCAAGATGCATTTGAAGGGAGGGAAGATTGGGGAAGGTGTGCCTATAATTCTGGTGCCCAGTGCGTTCCAGACGCTGATTACGATTTATAATGTGAAGGAGTTTTTGGAAGATGGGGTTTATATACCTACGGATGTGAAGGTGAAGCAGATGAAGGGAGCTAAGCCGGACTGTGTTACCGTGCAGAAGAAGTTCAGCAGGGATAGGGATAGAGTTGTGACGGCTTATGAGGTTAGGGATAAGCCGTCGGCGTTGAAGACTGAGGATTGGGATAGGGTGGTGGCGGTTTTCGTGTTGGGGAAGGAGTGGCAGTTCAAGGACTGGCCTTTCAAGGACCATGTGGAGATTTTTAATAAGA TTATGGGATTTTTCATGCGGTTTGAAGATGATAGTGTGGAGTCAGCAAAGATTGTGAAGCAGTGGAATGTGAAGATCATCTCG ATTAGCAAGAATAAGCGACACCAAGATAGAGCTGCGGCATTGGAGGTGTGGGATCGGCTAGAAGAGTTTGTGCGGTCACGGTCACATTCTTGA
- the LOC112199304 gene encoding zinc finger BED domain-containing protein DAYSLEEPER-like has translation MAIATILDPRYKMELIEYFFPLIYQERHSSEVERITELTNSLTKHYQLSLQAGQVSSQSSASPSSLPFDLDDDSLASFDLYVSSKKKKDSLKSELEDYLGEKLIPRTRTSLEFDIFEWWKVNGIRYPTLQAMARDILAIPVSTVASDLAFSTSGRVVSSHRSHLHADTLEALMCARDWMWNEMKAAGITSKGDCTFDDDFDLAETMKDNVTLYD, from the exons ATGGCTATTGCAACCATATTGGATCCAAGGTACAAGATGGAGTTGATTGAGTACTTCTTTCCTCTGATTTATCAAGAGCGGCACTCATCGGAAGTTGAGAGAATCACAGAGTTGACAAATAGCCTGACAAAGCATTATCAGTTAAGCCTACAAGCCGGTCAAGTATCATCTCAGTCTTCTGCTTCTCCATCTTCATTACCTTTTGATTTGGATGACGACTCTTTGGCATCTTTCGATTTATATGTTTCTAGTAAGAAAAAGAAGGATAGCCTGAAGTCTGAATTAGAGGATTACTTGGGAGAGAAGCTGATACCAAGAACTAGAACTTCCCTTGAGTTTGATATTTTCGAATGGTGGAAGGTTAATGGAATACGGTATCCCACCTTGCAAGCCATGGCGAGAGACATCTTGGCTATACCAGTATCCACTGTTGCTTCGGATTTGGCATTCAGCACTAGTGGGAGAGTTGTGAGCTCCCATCGGAGCCATCTACATGCAGACACCTTGGAGGCTCTTATGTGCGCCCGAGACTGGATGTGGAATGAAATGAAAG cTGCAGGAATTACTTCAAAGGGCGATTGCAcatttgatgatgattttgactTAGCCGAGACCATGAAGGATAACGTCACTCTTTATGATTGA
- the LOC112197989 gene encoding uncharacterized N-acetyltransferase p20, with translation MEGNSGISNGREGGDEVFTITLRPLGLSDIDDFMVWGTDEKVSRFCTWEPYASKEEGLNYIKDKILPHPWYRAICLDGRPVGAILVTPNSGNDRCRAEIGYVLGSKYWGKGIATRAVKMVVDTIFKEWTHLERLEAFVDVENVGSQRVMEKAGFQREGVLRKNYIVKGRTIDEVVFSILSTECES, from the coding sequence ATGGAGGGAAATTCTGGGATATCAAATGGAAGAGAAGGCGGTGATGAGGTCTTTACCATAACCCTCAGGCCTTTGGGTCTTTCTGACATTGATGATTTCATGGTTTGGGGCACAGATGAGAAAGTGTCTCGTTTCTGCACTTGGGAGCCTTATGCTAGCAAAGAAGAGGGGCTCAACTACATCAAGGATAAGATCCTTCCACACCCCTGGTATAGGGCAATATGTCTGGACGGCAGGCCGGTTGGTGCCATTCTAGTGACCCCGAATTCGGGAAATGATCGGTGTAGAGCTGAAATCGGCTATGTCTTGGGGTCCAAGTACTGGGGCAAAGGGATAGCTACAAGGGCAGTGAAGATGGTGGTTGATACTATTTTCAAGGAGTGGACACATTTGGAGAGACTGGAAGCTTTCGTTGATGTGGAGAATGTGGGATCACAGAGGGTGATGGAGAAGGCTGGGTTTCAAAGGGAAGGCGTTTTGAGAAAGAATTATATTGTGAAAGGTAGAACTATAGACGAGGTGGTTTTTAGTATTCTTTCCACTGAATGTGAAAGCTGA
- the LOC112198364 gene encoding uncharacterized N-acetyltransferase p20 has product MEGSSSSDELSKISLRPLALSDIDDFMVWATDEKVTRFCTWEPYTSKEDGIKFIKEQVLPHPWFRAICLDNKPIGAISVSSKSGNDRCRGELGYVLGSKYWGEGIATQAVKMVADTIFKEWTHLERLEALVDVNNVRSQRVLEKAGFLKEGVLRKYKVLKGRTWDRVMYSLLSTDRCQT; this is encoded by the coding sequence ATGGAGGGAAGTTCTAGCAGTGATGAGTTGTCCAAGATCAGCCTGAGGCCATTGGCTCTTTCGGACATCGATGATTTCATGGTCTGGGCCACTGATGAAAAAGTGACTCGCTTCTGCACTTGGGAGCCTTACACCAGCAAAGAAGATGGCATTAAATTCATCAAGGAACAGGTTCTCCCACACCCCTGGTTCAGGGCAATCTGCCTAGACAACAAGCCAATTGGCGCCATTTCGGTGTCCTCAAAATCGGGGAATGATCGTTGTAGAGGTGAACTCGGCTATGTTTTGGGGTCCAAGTACTGGGGGGAAGGGATTGCAACACAAGCTGTGAAAATGGTGGCTGATACTATATTTAAAGAATGGACTCATTTGGAGAGACTTGAAGCTCTTGTTGATGTGAACAATGTGCGATCACAGAGGGTTCTGGAGAAGGCAGGGTTCCTGAAGGAAGGTGTTCTCAGAAAATATAAAGTTTTGAAGGGAAGAACTTGGGATAGAGTGATGTATAGTCTTCTTTCTACAGATCGATGTCAAACTTGA
- the LOC112197845 gene encoding uncharacterized N-acetyltransferase p20, producing MDDTDNNSLAITLRPYRLSDAEDFLMYAGDERVTQFTRWNTFTSEEQALTYIKDFCIPHSYCKSICINDRSIGFVFIKPHGDNDKCRAEIGYALAAEYWGQGIATRAVKMAIIDVFKEFTDLVRLQAMVLVENKGSQRVLEKLGFHKEGKFWQPPS from the exons ATGGATGACACCGATAACAATTCATTGGCGATCACACTCCGTCCGTACAGACTCTCAGATGCTGAGGATTTCTTGATGTATGCTGGTGATGAAAGGGTGACACAATTCACTCGTTGGAACACATTCACTTCTGAAGAACAAGCACTCACCTACATTAAGGACTTCTGCATTCCTCACTCTTACTGCAAATCCATCTGCATCAATGACCGTTCGATTGGATTTGTCTTCATCAAGCCACACGGAGATAATGACAAGTGCAGAGCAGAGATTGGGTACGCGTTAGCTGCCGAGTATTGGGGACAAGGCATAGCAACCAGAGCTGTGAAGATGGCCATCATTGATGTGTTCAAAGAATTCACCGATTTGGTTAGACTTCAAGCTATGGTTTTGGTAGAGAACAAGGGTTCCCAGCGAGTGTTGGAAAAACTTGGGTTTCACAAAGAAG GAAAGTTCTGGCAACCACCATCATAA
- the LOC112197846 gene encoding uncharacterized N-acetyltransferase p20 yields the protein MDSSRISLRPFKLSDADDFLKWASDDRVTRYLRWNTITSGEEALTYIEEVCISHPWRQSICLDDHCIGYVSVKPERGDDSCRAHVSYALSADFWGQGIVTLALKMAISRVFKEFLFLVRIEALVEVENKGSQRVLEKVGFVKEGLLRKYGYCKGEIRDMIMYSFLSTDEIM from the coding sequence ATGGATTCCTCCAGAATTTCACTTCGTCCTTTCAAACTCTCCGATGCTGATGACTTCCTGAAATGGGCAAGTGATGACAGAGTAACACGCTATCTGAGATGGAACACCATAACCTCTGGAGAAGAAGCCTTGACATATATTGAGGAGGTTTGTATTTCTCACCCATGGCGTCAGTCCATATGTTTGGATGACCATTGCATAGGATATGTTTCTGTCAAACCCGAACGGGGTGATGATTCGTGCAGGGCACATGTTAGCTATGCTTTGTCTGCAGACTTCTGGGGGCAAGGGATTGTCACATTGGCATTGAAGATGGCCATCTCTAGGGTCTTCAAAGAGTTCCTATTTCTGGTGAGGATTGAGGCTTTGGTTGAGGTTGAGAATAAGGGATCTCAAAGGGTTTTAGAGAAGGTTGGGTTTGTGAAAGAAGGGTTGTTAAGGAAGTATGGGTATTGCAAAGGTGAGATTAGAGATATGATTATGTATAGTTTCTTATCCACAGATGAGATTATGTGA